A section of the Engystomops pustulosus chromosome 3, aEngPut4.maternal, whole genome shotgun sequence genome encodes:
- the LOC140120678 gene encoding alpha-1,4-N-acetylglucosaminyltransferase-like, which yields MLNSIRIAAFLLLMVTLGFFYSTQRTFLTSVGNQLQGFIIKGKVFNFINGWSNNTEVSSVEENVSMKTTNTPPLRTPSEVLKEGNGIIFLESTDRMKLPPLVLCAVESAARVYKDRPVAFFMKGLNDTNTEELKRLFPTLSSLSNVYFFPLKFEELFTDTPLQSWYSKINPQQQSYWTHVSADGCRLVLIWKYGGIYLDTDVISIRTIPKQNFIAEENSQSSSNGVFGFSPHHLFTQKCMDGFVQNYNSQIWGQQGPILFTRVIKTFCDLPRFNDKEDAMCGTIDILNPQRFYPISYPAWRRYYEVWNKLPTFENSYGLHLWNYMNNGKISVVRGSNVLAEHLYKTYCPSTYEEILGPTKQ from the exons ATGTTAAACTCAATAAGGATAGCAGCCTTCTTGCTTCTGATGGTCACCCTCGGCTTCTTTTATTCTACTCAACGTACATTTTTAACCTCAGTAGGAAATCAATTACAAGGATTTATAATAAAGGGAAAAGTGTTTAACTTTATAAATGGGTGGTCAAATAATACAGAAGTGTCAAGTGTAGAGGAAAATGTGTCAATGAAAACCACAAATACTCCTCCTCTCAGGACGCCTTCTGAAGTATTAAAAGAAGGTAACGGGATCATATTTTTGGAATCAACGGATCGAATGAAACTTCCTCCATTAGTTTTATGTGCTGTAGAGTCAGCAGCTCGAGTCTACAAAGACCGACCAGTGGCCTTCTTCATGAAAGGATTGAATGATACCAACACTGAAGAACTAAAGAGACTTTTCCCAACGCTCTCATCCCTGAGTAATGTTTACTTCTTCCCCTTGAAGTTTGAGGAATTATTTACTGACACACCACTTCAGTCATGGTACTCAAAG ATTAATCCGCAGCAGCAGAGTTACTGGACTCATGTCAGTGCTGATGGCTGCAGATTAGTTCTGATCTGGAAATATGGTGGCATATATTTGGATACAGATGTCATCTCTATTAGAACCATTCCTAAGCAGAACTTCATCGCTGAAGAAAATTCTCAATCCTCCAGCAATGGTGTTTTTGGATTCTCTCCTCATCATCTTTTCACCCAGAAATGTATGGATGGCTTTGTACAAAATTATAACAGCCAAATATGGGGACAACAAGGTCCAATTCTTTTTACCCGTGTGATAAAAACTTTTTGTGATCTACCAAGATTTAATGATAAGGAAGATGCTATGTGTGGAACAATCGACATCTTAAACCCTCAGCGGTTTTACCCTATCTCTTACCCGGCATGGAGAAGGTATTACGAGGTTTGGAATAAATTACCTACTTTTGAAAACTCCTATGGATTGCATTTATGGAACTACATGAATAATGGAAAAATATCTGTGGTACGTGGTAGCAATGTGTTAGCAGAACATCTCTATAAAACTTACTGTCCGTCCACATATGAAGAAATTCTTGGGCCAACTAAGCAATGA